The proteins below are encoded in one region of Bacteroides uniformis:
- a CDS encoding asparaginase yields the protein MNPENTSVLLIYTGGTIGMIENAETGALESFNFEQLQKHVPELQRFAFRIDTYQFDPPMDSSDMDPDAWRKLVRIISNNYNQYTGFVILHGTDTMAYTASALSFMLEGLNKPVILTGSQLPIGVLRTDGKENLLTSIEIATDRHSNGQPIVPEVCIFFENHLMRGNRTTKMNAENFNAFRSFNYPVLASAGIHIKYNNVQIHTHGTPHELEPHYLLDTNIAILKLFPGIQENVVAAILATKGLKAVVLETYGSGNAPRKEWFLRHLHDACEQGIIIVNVTQCSAGTVEMERYETGYQLMQAGVVCGYDSTTESAVTKLMFLLGHDYPPAEIRELMGRPLAGEITV from the coding sequence ATGAACCCAGAAAATACTTCCGTTTTGCTAATATACACCGGTGGAACTATCGGAATGATAGAGAATGCAGAAACCGGCGCCCTGGAAAGCTTCAACTTCGAGCAGTTGCAGAAACATGTTCCCGAACTTCAGAGATTTGCGTTCCGTATCGACACTTATCAATTCGACCCGCCCATGGATTCCTCGGACATGGACCCCGATGCCTGGCGCAAACTGGTACGCATCATCAGCAACAACTACAACCAATATACAGGCTTCGTCATCCTGCATGGCACAGACACCATGGCCTACACAGCTTCTGCACTCAGCTTCATGCTTGAAGGGCTGAACAAGCCCGTCATCCTAACCGGCTCGCAACTGCCCATTGGCGTGCTCCGCACAGACGGCAAGGAAAACCTGCTGACCAGCATCGAAATAGCCACCGACCGCCACTCCAACGGACAGCCCATCGTACCCGAAGTCTGCATCTTCTTCGAAAACCACCTGATGCGCGGCAACCGTACCACCAAAATGAACGCGGAGAACTTCAATGCTTTCCGTTCCTTCAATTATCCGGTACTCGCTTCCGCCGGTATACATATTAAATATAATAATGTGCAAATTCATACGCACGGCACTCCCCACGAACTGGAGCCTCATTATCTGCTTGATACCAACATCGCCATACTGAAGCTTTTTCCAGGTATTCAGGAAAATGTCGTGGCAGCCATACTTGCCACTAAAGGACTGAAGGCCGTAGTCCTCGAAACCTACGGTTCCGGCAACGCTCCCCGAAAGGAATGGTTTCTACGCCACCTGCATGATGCCTGCGAACAAGGCATCATCATTGTCAACGTCACCCAATGCAGTGCCGGCACTGTTGAAATGGAGCGCTATGAAACCGGTTACCAACTGATGCAGGCAGGAGTTGTCTGCGGATATGACAGCACAACGGAATCTGCCGTAACCAAGCTGATGTTCCTTCTGGGGCACGATTATCCACCTGCCGAAATACGCGAACTGATGGGACGACCGCTGGCAGGGGAAATTACCGTGTGA
- the thrA gene encoding bifunctional aspartate kinase/homoserine dehydrogenase I translates to MKVMKFGGTSVGSVNSILSVKRIVEAVDEPVIVVVSALGGITDKLINTSRMAAAGDASYENEFREIVYRHVEMIKEVIPAGEAQVALQRQIGELLNELKDIFQGIYLIKDLSQKTSDTIVSYGERLSSIIVAQLTGAEWFDSRKFIKTEKKHSKHVLDTELTNSLVRETFSSLPKRVLVPGFISTDKMTGEVTNLGRGGSDYTAAIIAAALDADSLEIWTDVDGFMTADPRVISRAYTINELSYVEATELCNFGAKVVYPPTIYPVCHKNIPILVKNTFNPEGVGTVIKREVSDPQSKAIKGISSINDTSLITVQGLGMVGVIGVNYRIFKALAKNGISVFLVSQASSENSTSIGVRNADADLACEVLNEEFAKEIEMGEISPIQAEKNLATVAIVGENMKHTPGIAGKLFGTLGRNGINVIACAQGASETNISFVVDSKSLRKSLNVIHDSFFLSEYQVLNLFICGIGTVGGSLIEQIHSQRQKLMQENGLQLNVVGIADANKAMFSREGFDLGRFREELQEKGKDSSLETLRNEIIGMNIFNSVFVDCTASAGVASLYKDLLLHNVSVVAANKIAASSEYENYRELKQIARQRGVKYLFETNVGAGLPIINTINDLIHSGDKILKIEAVLSGTLNYIFNKISADIPFSKTIKMAQEERYSEPDPRIDLSGKDVIRKLVILAREAGYCLEQSDVEKNLFVPDDFFEGSLDDFWKKVPSLDADFEARRKVLEAENKHWRFVAKLENGKASVGLQEVGANHPFYGLEGSNNIILLTTARYKEYPMMIQGYGAGAGVTAAGVFADIMSIANV, encoded by the coding sequence ATGAAAGTAATGAAATTCGGCGGAACGTCCGTAGGTTCCGTGAACAGTATTTTGAGCGTCAAGAGAATTGTAGAAGCAGTCGATGAACCGGTTATCGTGGTGGTGTCCGCATTGGGCGGCATCACGGACAAGTTGATAAACACCTCTAGAATGGCGGCAGCCGGTGATGCTTCTTACGAGAATGAGTTCCGGGAGATTGTCTATCGTCATGTGGAAATGATTAAGGAAGTGATTCCGGCAGGCGAGGCGCAGGTTGCCTTGCAACGCCAGATTGGTGAGCTGCTCAACGAGCTGAAGGACATCTTTCAGGGCATTTATCTGATAAAGGACCTTTCGCAGAAGACGTCCGATACGATTGTGAGCTATGGCGAACGTCTTTCATCTATCATCGTTGCCCAGTTGACGGGAGCGGAGTGGTTTGACTCACGCAAGTTTATCAAGACGGAAAAGAAGCATTCCAAGCATGTGCTGGATACGGAGCTGACAAATTCGTTGGTGCGCGAGACATTCAGTAGCCTGCCCAAACGCGTATTGGTTCCGGGTTTTATCTCCACAGACAAAATGACGGGAGAGGTAACGAACCTGGGTAGAGGTGGCTCTGACTATACGGCGGCAATCATTGCTGCTGCACTGGATGCCGACAGTCTGGAAATCTGGACGGATGTAGACGGATTCATGACAGCTGACCCGCGTGTGATTTCCAGGGCATACACTATCAATGAATTGAGCTATGTGGAAGCTACGGAGCTTTGTAACTTCGGTGCGAAAGTGGTCTATCCGCCTACAATCTATCCGGTTTGCCACAAGAATATCCCCATTCTGGTGAAGAATACCTTCAATCCGGAGGGTGTGGGAACTGTCATCAAGCGAGAGGTTTCCGACCCGCAAAGCAAGGCCATCAAGGGTATTTCATCCATCAATGATACGAGCCTAATTACAGTGCAAGGCCTTGGTATGGTAGGTGTCATCGGTGTGAACTACCGTATCTTCAAGGCGCTGGCAAAGAATGGCATCAGTGTGTTCCTTGTGTCCCAGGCTTCTTCGGAGAATTCAACGTCTATCGGTGTGCGCAATGCGGATGCTGATCTGGCTTGCGAGGTGCTGAACGAGGAGTTTGCCAAAGAAATAGAGATGGGAGAAATTTCTCCTATTCAGGCAGAAAAGAACCTGGCTACCGTGGCCATCGTAGGCGAGAACATGAAGCATACGCCGGGTATTGCCGGAAAGCTGTTCGGTACGTTGGGGCGTAACGGTATCAATGTGATTGCTTGTGCGCAGGGTGCTTCGGAAACCAACATCTCGTTTGTAGTGGACAGCAAATCATTGCGCAAATCGCTGAATGTCATCCATGATTCTTTCTTCTTGTCGGAATATCAGGTACTGAATCTTTTTATCTGCGGCATAGGAACCGTAGGCGGCAGCTTGATAGAGCAAATTCACAGCCAGCGCCAGAAGCTGATGCAGGAGAACGGCCTGCAGCTGAATGTAGTGGGCATTGCCGATGCAAACAAAGCCATGTTCAGCCGCGAAGGTTTCGATTTGGGACGTTTTCGTGAAGAACTGCAGGAGAAGGGAAAGGACAGCTCTCTGGAAACGCTGCGTAATGAGATTATCGGTATGAACATCTTTAACTCTGTCTTTGTGGACTGTACGGCAAGTGCAGGCGTGGCTTCCCTTTACAAGGACTTGCTGCTGCACAATGTTTCGGTAGTGGCTGCTAACAAGATTGCTGCTTCTTCCGAATACGAGAACTACCGTGAACTGAAACAGATTGCCCGCCAACGCGGTGTGAAGTACTTGTTTGAAACCAATGTAGGCGCCGGACTCCCCATCATCAATACCATTAACGACCTTATCCATAGCGGTGATAAGATATTGAAGATTGAAGCCGTGCTGAGCGGTACGTTGAACTATATCTTCAATAAAATCAGTGCCGACATTCCTTTCAGCAAGACCATTAAGATGGCGCAGGAGGAACGTTACTCCGAGCCCGATCCGCGTATCGACCTCAGCGGAAAGGATGTTATCCGCAAACTGGTGATTCTGGCACGCGAGGCCGGTTACTGTTTGGAACAGAGCGATGTTGAGAAGAACCTCTTTGTGCCCGATGACTTCTTTGAAGGCTCCCTGGATGACTTCTGGAAGAAAGTGCCGAGCCTCGATGCCGATTTCGAAGCCCGCCGCAAGGTGTTGGAAGCCGAGAACAAGCATTGGCGTTTCGTAGCCAAACTGGAAAATGGCAAAGCATCTGTCGGTTTGCAGGAAGTCGGCGCCAACCATCCGTTCTACGGGCTGGAAGGCAGCAATAACATCATCCTGCTGACCACGGCACGCTATAAGGAATATCCGATGATGATACAAGGCTACGGAGCCGGTGCGGGTGTAACGGCTGCGGGGGTATTTGCGGATATTATGAGCATTGCAAACGTTTAA
- a CDS encoding cofactor-independent phosphoglycerate mutase, with protein MKHIIILGDGMADWPVKALGGKTLLQAAATPYMDKLARMGRVGRLVTVAEGFHPGSEVANMSVLGYNLPKVYEGRGPLEAASIGVDLQPGEMAMRCNIICIEGDNIKNHSAGHITTEEADVLVKYLQEHLGNDRVHFHTGVQYRHLLVIKGGDKRIDCTPPHDVPLRPFRPLMVKPMEGTENISVPEGGAELTPKQTADLINDLILRSQVLLENHPVNMKRKAEGKDPANSIWPWSPGYRPQMERLSDKFPQVKRGAVISAVDLINGIGYYAGLRRITVEGATGLYDTNYENKVAAALDALRTDDFVYLHIEASDEAGHEGNVPLKIMTIENLDSRAVGPIYEAVKDWEEPVAISVLPDHPTPCELRTHTAEPIPFLIWHPGIEADEVRTFDEVAACEGSYGLMKEDEFINEFMSSTTE; from the coding sequence ATGAAACACATCATTATATTGGGTGATGGTATGGCCGACTGGCCCGTGAAGGCTCTGGGAGGCAAAACCTTGCTGCAGGCGGCTGCAACTCCCTATATGGACAAGCTGGCACGCATGGGACGTGTGGGAAGGCTGGTGACGGTGGCCGAGGGATTTCATCCCGGCAGTGAGGTGGCGAATATGTCCGTTCTGGGCTATAACCTGCCGAAGGTGTACGAAGGCCGCGGTCCATTGGAGGCGGCGAGTATCGGTGTGGACTTGCAGCCGGGTGAGATGGCGATGCGCTGCAACATTATCTGTATCGAGGGAGACAATATCAAGAATCATTCTGCCGGGCACATTACTACAGAGGAAGCGGATGTGTTGGTAAAATACCTTCAGGAGCATTTGGGTAATGACCGCGTGCATTTCCATACGGGCGTGCAATACCGCCATCTGCTGGTAATAAAAGGAGGGGACAAGCGCATTGACTGTACGCCGCCCCACGATGTCCCTTTGAGGCCTTTCCGTCCGTTGATGGTGAAGCCGATGGAGGGTACGGAGAATATTTCGGTCCCCGAAGGCGGTGCAGAGCTTACTCCGAAGCAGACTGCCGATTTGATTAATGATTTGATTCTCCGTTCGCAAGTGTTGCTGGAAAACCATCCGGTCAACATGAAGCGGAAGGCCGAGGGTAAGGACCCTGCCAATAGCATCTGGCCGTGGAGTCCCGGTTATCGTCCGCAGATGGAGCGCCTTTCAGACAAGTTCCCGCAGGTGAAGCGTGGTGCTGTGATTTCTGCCGTGGATTTGATTAACGGCATCGGCTACTATGCCGGATTGCGGCGCATCACCGTAGAAGGTGCGACGGGGCTTTATGATACCAACTATGAGAATAAGGTGGCTGCCGCCCTTGATGCATTGCGGACGGATGATTTTGTCTACCTGCATATCGAGGCCAGTGATGAGGCCGGTCACGAAGGAAATGTCCCCTTGAAGATTATGACGATTGAGAATCTGGACAGCCGTGCCGTAGGTCCTATCTACGAGGCTGTGAAGGATTGGGAGGAACCCGTTGCTATCTCCGTATTGCCCGACCATCCCACTCCCTGCGAACTCCGTACGCATACGGCCGAACCTATCCCGTTCCTCATTTGGCATCCGGGTATCGAGGCTGACGAAGTACGGACATTTGATGAAGTGGCAGCCTGCGAAGGCAGTTACGGACTGATGAAAGAAGACGAGTTTATTAATGAATTTATGAGTTCCACCACAGAGTAA
- the thrC gene encoding threonine synthase: MKYYSTNKQAPEATLEEAVVKGLAADKGLFMPFTIKTLPQEFYDSIDTLSFQEIAYRVADAFFGEDVPADTLKQIVYDTLSFDVPLVRVTKNIYSLELFHGPTLAFKDVGGRFMARLLGYFIKKEGKKQVNVLVATSGDTGSAVANGFLGVEGIHVYVLYPKGKVSEIQEKQFTTLGQNITAIEVDGTFDDCQALVKSAFMDRELNEHLQLTSANSINVARFLPQAFYYFYAYAQLKRAGKGGNAVVCVPSGNFGNITAGLFGKRMGLPVERFIASNNRNDIFFQYLQTGVYTPRPSIATIANAMDVGDPSNFARVLDLYGGSHAAISAEISGATYTDEQIAETMREVWKKDHYLLDPHGACGFRALAEGLKPGETGVFLETAHPAKFKDTVEKIIGEAVEIPAKLQAFMRGEKKSLPMSKDFADFKQYLMHV, encoded by the coding sequence ATGAAATATTATAGCACCAACAAACAAGCCCCCGAAGCCACTCTTGAAGAGGCCGTGGTAAAGGGGCTTGCCGCAGACAAGGGGCTTTTCATGCCCTTTACAATCAAAACTCTGCCACAAGAGTTTTACGATAGCATCGATACACTCAGCTTTCAGGAGATAGCCTATCGCGTGGCAGATGCTTTCTTTGGCGAGGATGTTCCTGCCGATACGCTGAAACAGATTGTTTATGACACACTCAGTTTCGATGTCCCTCTGGTCCGGGTGACAAAGAATATTTATTCGCTTGAGCTGTTCCATGGTCCGACGCTTGCCTTTAAGGATGTAGGCGGTCGCTTCATGGCGCGTTTGCTGGGATACTTTATCAAGAAAGAGGGCAAGAAGCAAGTCAATGTGCTTGTTGCTACCTCCGGTGATACGGGCAGTGCCGTTGCCAATGGTTTCCTCGGTGTGGAAGGCATACACGTCTATGTGCTCTACCCGAAGGGAAAAGTCAGTGAAATCCAGGAGAAACAGTTCACTACCTTAGGGCAGAATATCACGGCTATTGAGGTCGATGGTACGTTCGACGATTGCCAGGCTTTGGTTAAATCCGCTTTTATGGACCGCGAGCTCAACGAACATCTGCAACTGACCAGTGCCAATTCCATCAACGTGGCGCGTTTCTTGCCGCAGGCATTCTATTACTTTTATGCCTATGCTCAACTGAAACGTGCCGGCAAGGGAGGCAATGCCGTCGTGTGTGTACCCAGCGGTAACTTCGGTAACATCACTGCCGGCCTCTTCGGCAAGCGTATGGGACTGCCCGTGGAACGCTTTATCGCTTCCAACAACCGCAATGATATCTTCTTCCAATATTTGCAGACAGGTGTTTATACGCCGCGTCCCAGCATCGCTACCATTGCCAACGCGATGGATGTGGGCGACCCGAGTAACTTTGCCCGTGTACTCGACCTTTACGGAGGCAGCCATGCCGCCATCTCTGCCGAAATCAGCGGTGCCACTTATACCGACGAGCAGATTGCCGAAACCATGCGGGAAGTGTGGAAGAAGGACCATTACCTGCTCGACCCGCACGGAGCCTGCGGCTTCCGGGCCCTGGCCGAAGGACTGAAACCCGGCGAAACGGGCGTATTCTTGGAAACGGCCCATCCGGCGAAGTTCAAGGATACAGTGGAGAAGATTATCGGTGAAGCCGTAGAAATACCTGCCAAGCTTCAGGCCTTTATGCGCGGCGAGAAGAAGAGCCTGCCAATGTCGAAGGACTTTGCGGACTTCAAGCAATATCTGATGCATGTATAA
- a CDS encoding type II toxin-antitoxin system RelE/ParE family toxin gives MAKQIIWSPLAKEALKDLLISSQERDGNKRCGGALYTLFQNALYRVTLNPFIGQPTEAENIRYIIPHPDYTLLYRHSLRKIEVLVLWNNHHKLGSMINIIREEPDTE, from the coding sequence ATGGCTAAACAAATAATCTGGTCGCCACTTGCCAAAGAAGCTCTGAAGGACCTGCTGATTTCCTCGCAAGAAAGAGATGGCAACAAACGGTGTGGCGGGGCTCTGTACACCTTGTTCCAAAATGCATTGTACCGTGTCACGCTGAATCCGTTTATCGGACAGCCCACCGAAGCAGAGAACATACGGTACATCATTCCGCATCCCGACTATACGCTTCTTTACCGGCACAGTCTCCGGAAGATTGAAGTGCTTGTGCTATGGAACAACCATCATAAGTTGGGCAGCATGATAAACATCATCCGGGAAGAACCCGATACAGAATAA
- a CDS encoding DMT family transporter, whose amino-acid sequence MKDKKLEANLSMVASRVMAGLNMNGLKFLLPLWLGALTGVTVRCVFAAVAFWITSWFVKEAPVTRRQRIGLFCLGAFGLYGFMFCYLLGISKTTPVSSAIFNSMQPIWVFLISVFFLHEKATLMKIIGIALGFGGALLCILTQGSDDLAHDAFTGNMLCMVSSLVFAVYLIVSKKLLEEVGVVTMMKYIFGGAAVTGLIVSSIIGWDAPLLTDALHGKWHWVPWAVLAFVLVFPTYLSYFLVPVGLKYLKTTVVAMYSYLILVVTTVVSLTLGQDRFSWTQAAAIAMICISVYFVEVAEAKK is encoded by the coding sequence ATGAAAGATAAGAAACTGGAAGCCAATCTCAGTATGGTTGCATCGCGCGTCATGGCGGGGTTGAATATGAATGGATTGAAATTTCTGCTCCCTTTGTGGCTGGGTGCATTGACAGGTGTCACGGTGCGTTGTGTCTTTGCTGCCGTGGCATTTTGGATAACAAGCTGGTTTGTAAAGGAGGCACCGGTCACAAGGCGGCAGCGGATAGGGCTGTTCTGTCTGGGAGCTTTCGGACTCTACGGGTTCATGTTCTGCTATCTGCTGGGCATCAGTAAGACGACTCCGGTTTCCAGTGCCATCTTCAACTCCATGCAGCCCATTTGGGTCTTTCTGATATCTGTCTTTTTCCTGCACGAAAAGGCTACGCTGATGAAGATAATCGGCATAGCGCTGGGTTTTGGCGGTGCGTTGTTGTGCATCCTTACGCAAGGCAGTGATGACCTGGCGCACGATGCGTTTACGGGCAACATGCTCTGCATGGTGAGCTCGCTGGTCTTTGCCGTTTACCTGATTGTGAGCAAGAAACTGCTGGAAGAGGTCGGGGTAGTGACGATGATGAAGTACATCTTTGGCGGTGCGGCAGTAACGGGATTGATTGTGTCGTCCATTATAGGCTGGGATGCACCCTTGCTTACGGATGCCTTGCATGGGAAGTGGCACTGGGTGCCGTGGGCGGTGTTGGCGTTTGTGCTGGTTTTCCCTACTTACCTCAGTTACTTTCTGGTTCCGGTGGGCTTGAAGTATCTCAAGACGACGGTTGTAGCCATGTACAGCTATCTGATACTGGTGGTGACTACCGTTGTTTCCCTCACCTTGGGGCAAGACCGTTTCAGTTGGACGCAAGCCGCTGCCATTGCCATGATTTGTATCAGCGTGTACTTTGTTGAAGTGGCGGAAGCGAAGAAGTAG
- a CDS encoding thiamine diphosphokinase, producing the protein MKDELSTSNEQLLTIDAVVLANGEYPASPLPLKILAEAPYVVCCDGGADEYIRRGHTPDVIIGDGDSLSDENRRKFGHILHRISDQETNDQTKAVNFLLAKGKRRIAIIGATGKREDHTLGNISLLIDYLRAGADVRTYTDYGIFIPCRGTRTFPSHPGQQVSIINFTAHGLHGKGLVYPLSDFTNWWQGTLNECTSTEFTIEAEGEYLVFVTTSSLPPLQQSTR; encoded by the coding sequence ATGAAAGACGAACTATCAACGAGCAACGAGCAATTATTAACTATTGATGCCGTAGTTTTGGCGAATGGGGAATATCCTGCAAGTCCCCTACCTTTAAAGATATTGGCGGAAGCGCCTTACGTGGTTTGTTGCGACGGCGGAGCGGACGAATACATCCGCCGGGGCCATACTCCCGACGTAATCATCGGCGACGGTGACTCCCTCAGTGATGAAAACCGCCGGAAGTTCGGACATATCCTACACCGTATCAGCGACCAGGAGACCAACGACCAGACTAAAGCCGTCAACTTCCTGCTGGCGAAAGGCAAACGCCGTATCGCCATCATCGGTGCCACGGGCAAACGTGAAGACCATACACTGGGAAATATCAGCCTGCTCATCGACTATCTCCGTGCCGGAGCCGATGTACGTACCTATACCGATTACGGCATCTTCATCCCCTGCCGGGGTACCCGCACCTTCCCAAGCCATCCCGGACAGCAAGTATCCATCATCAACTTCACTGCACACGGTCTGCATGGCAAAGGACTGGTCTATCCCCTCAGCGATTTCACCAACTGGTGGCAAGGCACACTCAACGAATGCACCAGTACAGAATTCACCATCGAGGCGGAAGGGGAATACCTGGTATTCGTCACTACTTCTTCGCTTCCGCCACTTCAACAAAGTACACGCTGA
- the pnuC gene encoding nicotinamide riboside transporter PnuC has translation MEHILEIIGTVVGILYLWLEYRASIYLWIAGIIMPAVYIFVYYDAGLYADFGINIYYLGAAIYGWMMWKYGAFLRRTILRRKGAGQKGEDTRTEEQKLELPITHMPARYLLPLTAVFIAALLGIAWILINFTDSNVPWLDSFTTALSIAGMWMLARKYVEQWWAWIAVDAVSAGLYIYKGLDFTAGLYALYTIIAIFGYFKWRKMMNKDEGLEIRD, from the coding sequence ATGGAACATATTCTTGAGATTATAGGCACTGTGGTCGGGATTCTCTATCTCTGGTTGGAGTACCGGGCAAGCATTTATCTTTGGATAGCGGGCATCATTATGCCTGCCGTCTATATTTTTGTCTACTATGATGCGGGGTTGTATGCAGATTTCGGCATCAACATCTATTATCTGGGTGCTGCCATCTACGGCTGGATGATGTGGAAGTACGGAGCATTTCTGCGCCGGACTATCTTGCGGCGGAAAGGTGCAGGACAGAAAGGAGAGGACACAAGAACAGAAGAACAAAAACTGGAACTTCCTATCACCCATATGCCGGCGCGCTACTTGCTGCCGCTTACCGCCGTATTCATCGCCGCTCTGCTTGGCATTGCCTGGATATTGATAAACTTCACGGACAGCAATGTGCCCTGGTTGGACTCCTTCACCACCGCACTGAGCATAGCCGGCATGTGGATGCTGGCACGGAAATATGTAGAGCAATGGTGGGCATGGATTGCGGTAGATGCCGTTAGCGCCGGACTGTACATCTACAAAGGACTTGATTTTACAGCCGGACTATATGCCCTTTACACAATTATAGCTATCTTTGGCTACTTCAAATGGAGGAAAATGATGAACAAGGATGAAGGATTAGAGATTAGGGATTAA